A genomic region of Dickeya solani IPO 2222 contains the following coding sequences:
- a CDS encoding type II toxin-antitoxin system HicB family antitoxin has protein sequence MFYPIAIEAGDDTHAYGVTVPDLPGCFSAGDTLDEAIANAKDAITGHIELLIEMGQDIPAVSSVGTLAKAPEYTGYTWAVVDIDVTRLMGGAEKINVTLPKSLIDRIDRCVASNPEFKSRSGFLAQAALERISSIR, from the coding sequence ATGTTTTATCCCATTGCAATTGAAGCAGGCGACGATACTCATGCCTACGGCGTGACAGTGCCGGATCTGCCGGGCTGTTTCTCCGCAGGTGATACGCTTGATGAGGCCATCGCCAATGCCAAAGACGCGATCACCGGCCATATCGAGCTGCTGATCGAGATGGGTCAGGATATTCCTGCTGTGTCATCAGTCGGAACGCTGGCGAAAGCACCGGAGTACACCGGTTACACCTGGGCTGTTGTTGATATCGATGTCACCCGGCTGATGGGTGGGGCAGAGAAAATTAATGTCACGTTGCCGAAATCGCTGATTGACCGTATTGACCGTTGCGTAGCGAGTAACCCGGAATTTAAGAGCCGCTCAGGGTTCCTTGCTCAGGCAGCGTTAGAGCGGATTTCATCCATTCGCTAA
- a CDS encoding MBL fold metallo-hydrolase, whose protein sequence is MADLHPKHYSPETGRFFNLRPSAAPRMNLWQSLSLIWRLGFQRKGRVPDTRLPVISPDLNAFLAADERLKFIWFGHSTLLLNLDDTRILIDPVFSASVSPFSFMFRRFQPPALTREALPDIDIILLSHDHYDHLDEQTIRAFRDTATRFIAPLKVGEHLKKWGIEAERIQELDWYQSHTLNGITFTATPSHHFSGRSLSGRNTTLWASWVIQGQRERIFFSGDSGYGEHFRDIGERFGPFDLAFMENGQYNERWPDSHMHPEQTVQAAQDVRARLFMPIHWGMFALAFHDWADPVRSSSRLARERQLPIIMPMLGEVVTLGTPTATPAWWEQQVDCQCTPVITDAVVQDVE, encoded by the coding sequence ATGGCGGACCTGCACCCGAAGCACTACTCCCCCGAAACCGGGCGTTTTTTCAACCTGCGCCCGTCAGCCGCACCGCGGATGAACCTGTGGCAAAGCCTGTCGTTGATTTGGCGGCTTGGTTTTCAGCGCAAAGGGCGCGTACCGGACACACGGCTACCGGTGATATCCCCCGACCTCAATGCGTTTCTTGCCGCTGATGAACGCCTCAAATTTATCTGGTTCGGGCACTCGACCCTACTGCTCAATCTGGATGATACCCGTATCCTGATCGACCCGGTGTTTTCCGCCAGCGTGTCGCCATTCAGCTTTATGTTCCGCCGCTTTCAACCGCCGGCGCTGACGCGCGAGGCACTGCCGGATATCGACATCATCCTGCTGTCGCACGATCACTACGACCACCTCGACGAGCAGACCATTCGTGCTTTCCGCGACACCGCGACCCGCTTTATCGCCCCGCTTAAAGTGGGTGAACACCTGAAAAAATGGGGCATTGAAGCGGAACGGATTCAGGAGCTGGACTGGTATCAGTCCCATACGCTTAACGGCATCACGTTTACCGCTACGCCGTCGCACCATTTTTCCGGCCGTAGCCTGTCCGGCCGCAACACCACGCTGTGGGCGTCCTGGGTGATTCAGGGGCAACGGGAGCGTATTTTTTTCAGCGGCGATTCCGGCTATGGCGAGCACTTCCGCGATATCGGCGAGCGCTTCGGCCCGTTTGATCTAGCATTTATGGAAAACGGCCAGTACAACGAACGCTGGCCGGACTCACACATGCACCCGGAACAGACCGTGCAAGCGGCGCAGGACGTACGCGCCCGCCTGTTTATGCCGATCCACTGGGGGATGTTCGCGCTGGCCTTCCACGACTGGGCCGACCCGGTGCGCAGCAGCAGCCGGCTGGCGCGAGAGCGGCAGTTGCCGATCATCATGCCGATGCTGGGGGAAGTCGTCACACTGGGGACGCCGACGGCGACGCCGGCGTGGTGGGAACAACAGGTTGATTGTCAATGCACACCGGTGATAACCGATGCCGTCGTGCAGGATGTGGAATAG
- a CDS encoding type II toxin-antitoxin system HicA family toxin: MDSRTLIAEIKADGWELVRVNGSHHHFTHPTKPGLVTIPHPKKDLPIGTVKSIRKQAGI, encoded by the coding sequence ATGGACAGCAGGACGCTAATAGCAGAAATCAAGGCCGATGGATGGGAACTGGTAAGGGTTAACGGCAGTCATCACCATTTTACCCACCCAACCAAACCGGGATTAGTGACCATCCCACACCCGAAGAAGGATTTACCGATAGGTACGGTAAAAAGCATCAGGAAACAAGCGGGAATATGA